The following proteins are encoded in a genomic region of Pseudoxanthomonas suwonensis 11-1:
- a CDS encoding rod shape-determining protein, translated as MFKKLRGMFSNDLSIDLGTANTLIYVRGQGIVLNEPSVVAVRQDRAIGGTRSVAAVGAEAKQMLGRTPGNITTIRPMKDGVIADFTYTEAMLKHFIKKVHKARVLRPSPRVLVCVPAGSTQVERRAIKESAEEAGARDVYLIEEPMAAAIGAGMPVSEARGSMVIDIGGGTTEVAVISLNGIVYSASVRIGGDRFDEAITNYVRRNHGMLIGEVTAERIKMELGCAYPQAEAKEMEITGRNLAEGVPKMIKINSNEVLEALHEPLSGIVSAVKLALEQTPPELGADVAERGIVLTGGGALLADLDKLISEETGLHVQVADDPLTCVARGGGRALELVDMHGNEFFAPD; from the coding sequence ATGTTCAAGAAGCTCCGCGGCATGTTCTCCAACGACCTGTCCATCGACCTGGGCACGGCCAATACCCTGATCTATGTCCGCGGGCAGGGCATCGTGCTGAACGAGCCTTCGGTGGTGGCGGTGCGCCAGGACCGCGCGATCGGCGGCACCCGCTCGGTGGCGGCGGTGGGCGCGGAGGCCAAGCAGATGCTGGGCCGCACCCCGGGCAACATCACCACCATCCGCCCGATGAAGGACGGCGTCATCGCCGACTTCACCTACACCGAGGCCATGCTCAAGCACTTCATCAAGAAGGTGCACAAGGCCCGGGTGCTGCGCCCGAGCCCGCGCGTGCTGGTGTGCGTGCCGGCCGGCTCGACCCAGGTCGAGCGCCGCGCGATCAAGGAATCGGCCGAGGAGGCCGGTGCGCGCGACGTCTACCTGATCGAAGAGCCGATGGCCGCGGCGATCGGCGCCGGCATGCCGGTGTCCGAGGCGCGCGGCTCGATGGTCATCGACATCGGCGGCGGCACCACCGAGGTGGCGGTGATCTCGCTCAACGGCATCGTGTACTCGGCCTCGGTGCGCATCGGCGGCGACCGCTTCGACGAGGCGATCACCAACTACGTGCGCCGCAACCACGGCATGCTGATCGGCGAAGTGACCGCCGAGCGGATCAAGATGGAGCTGGGCTGCGCCTACCCGCAGGCCGAGGCCAAGGAGATGGAGATCACCGGCCGCAACCTCGCCGAGGGCGTGCCGAAGATGATCAAGATCAACTCCAACGAGGTGCTCGAGGCCCTGCACGAGCCGCTGTCCGGCATCGTCTCGGCGGTCAAGCTGGCGCTGGAGCAGACCCCGCCGGAGCTGGGCGCCGACGTGGCCGAGCGCGGCATCGTGCTGACCGGCGGCGGCGCCCTGCTGGCCGACCTGGACAAGCTGATCTCCGAGGAAACCGGCCTGCACGTGCAGGTCGCCGACGACCCGCTGACCTGCGTGGCCCGCGGCGGTGGCCGCGCGCTGGAGCTGGTCGACATGCACGGCAACGAGTTCTTCGCGCCGGACTGA
- the mltB gene encoding lytic murein transglycosylase B gives MIKKPATRGRLLTGLILAGLLGCTPRAGVVSNPPAAVPNVPATPAEARPETVQAPPVDLTPVPFEVARARFIADTSERYGIPAAEIEATLAGASFLDSVVNAMSRPAERVKPWHEYRPLFISQARIDGGRRFLGQNRVKLAKVEADTGVPAEVIVAIIGVETSYGGNTGRYSVLDALYTLAFRYPRSGDPAKLEREVRRELFFREELAQLFALAREENLDITTLKGSYAGAMGMGQFMPSSYRDFAVDGDGDGRRDLFGSLDDVFASVANYFVKKGGWVRGGLVAVPATLEPGREPFDPSEWKPTHTLADLAARGYRPQLPVPDGATATPISLEGSSGPQYWLGFQNYYAITRYNISKMYAMAVFQLSEAIAGREIPPA, from the coding sequence ATGATCAAGAAGCCCGCAACGCGCGGCCGTCTGCTGACCGGCCTCATCCTCGCCGGATTGCTGGGCTGCACGCCCCGCGCCGGTGTCGTCTCCAACCCGCCGGCCGCGGTGCCGAACGTCCCCGCGACCCCGGCCGAAGCCCGGCCCGAGACCGTGCAGGCGCCGCCGGTGGACCTGACCCCGGTGCCGTTCGAGGTGGCGCGCGCGCGCTTCATCGCCGATACCAGCGAGCGCTACGGCATTCCCGCCGCCGAGATCGAGGCCACCCTGGCCGGGGCCAGCTTCCTCGACAGCGTGGTCAACGCGATGTCGCGCCCGGCCGAGCGGGTCAAGCCGTGGCACGAGTACCGGCCGCTGTTCATCAGCCAGGCCCGGATCGACGGCGGCCGCCGCTTCCTCGGGCAGAACCGGGTCAAGCTGGCCAAGGTCGAGGCCGATACCGGCGTGCCCGCCGAGGTGATCGTCGCGATCATCGGCGTGGAGACCAGCTACGGCGGCAACACCGGCCGCTACTCGGTGCTGGATGCGCTCTACACCCTGGCCTTCCGCTATCCGCGTAGCGGCGACCCGGCCAAGCTCGAGCGCGAGGTGCGGCGCGAGCTGTTCTTCCGCGAGGAGCTGGCGCAGCTGTTCGCGCTGGCGCGCGAGGAGAACCTGGACATCACCACGCTCAAGGGCAGCTATGCCGGCGCCATGGGCATGGGCCAGTTCATGCCGTCGAGCTACCGCGACTTCGCGGTCGATGGCGACGGCGACGGCCGCCGCGACCTGTTCGGCAGCCTCGACGACGTGTTCGCCTCGGTCGCCAACTACTTCGTGAAGAAGGGCGGCTGGGTGCGCGGCGGCCTGGTCGCGGTGCCGGCCACGCTCGAGCCGGGCCGCGAGCCGTTCGACCCGAGCGAGTGGAAGCCGACCCACACCCTCGCCGACCTGGCCGCGCGCGGCTACCGGCCGCAGCTGCCGGTGCCGGACGGCGCCACCGCCACCCCCATCAGCCTGGAGGGCAGCAGCGGCCCGCAGTACTGGCTGGGTTTCCAGAACTACTACGCGATCACCCGCTACAACATCTCCAAGATGTACGCGATGGCGGTGTTCCAGCTGTCGGAGGCGATCGCCGGGCGGGAGATCCCGCCGGCATGA
- the rodA gene encoding rod shape-determining protein RodA: MRDFLRWLLDMGGRFVRTLDWPLCLALAGLMAFGLAVLYSAGGPSGGAALVKAQGARFAVGAVAMWALSRVSVIRLRAWSPTVYFLSMLPLLAVLLVGTGKHGRHWLNLGVFYLQPSELLKIALPMMVAWYLHSRPLPPRVPTVLATGALIALPTGLILLQPDFGTAMLIASSGVFALLLAGLPWWWVGVGVGGVAAVAPVAWFWLLRPYQKDRILTFLDPERDPLGAGWNIIQSKIAIGSGGLTGKGWGEGSQSHLNFIPEQTTDFAFSVLSEEFGWVGVATMLALYLFVIGRCLWIAAQARDGYSRLLAGSLGLAFFVYVLVNGGMVSGLLPVVGVPMPLLSYGGTSAVSLLAGLGLVMAVRTHRPVHAFH, from the coding sequence ATGAGGGATTTCCTGCGCTGGCTGCTGGACATGGGCGGGCGCTTCGTGCGCACCCTGGACTGGCCGCTGTGCCTGGCCCTGGCCGGGCTGATGGCCTTCGGCCTGGCGGTGCTCTACAGCGCCGGTGGTCCCAGTGGCGGCGCGGCCCTGGTCAAGGCCCAGGGCGCGCGTTTCGCGGTGGGCGCGGTGGCGATGTGGGCACTGTCGCGGGTCTCGGTGATCCGCCTGCGCGCGTGGTCGCCAACGGTGTACTTCCTGTCCATGCTGCCGCTGCTGGCGGTGCTGCTGGTCGGCACCGGCAAGCACGGCCGGCACTGGCTGAACCTGGGCGTGTTCTACCTGCAGCCCTCGGAGCTGCTGAAGATCGCGCTGCCGATGATGGTCGCCTGGTACCTGCACTCGCGGCCGCTGCCGCCGCGGGTGCCGACGGTGCTGGCCACCGGCGCGCTGATCGCGCTGCCGACCGGCCTGATCCTGCTGCAGCCGGACTTCGGCACCGCCATGCTGATCGCCAGCAGTGGCGTGTTCGCCCTGCTGCTGGCCGGGCTGCCGTGGTGGTGGGTGGGCGTGGGCGTCGGCGGCGTCGCGGCGGTGGCTCCGGTGGCCTGGTTCTGGCTGCTGCGGCCATACCAGAAGGACCGCATCCTGACCTTCCTCGATCCCGAGCGCGATCCGCTGGGCGCGGGCTGGAACATCATCCAGTCCAAGATCGCGATCGGCTCCGGCGGCCTGACCGGCAAGGGCTGGGGCGAGGGCAGCCAGTCCCACCTCAACTTCATCCCCGAGCAGACCACCGACTTCGCCTTCTCGGTGCTGAGCGAGGAGTTCGGCTGGGTCGGCGTGGCCACGATGCTGGCCCTGTACCTGTTCGTGATCGGCCGCTGCCTGTGGATCGCCGCCCAGGCCCGCGACGGCTACTCGCGGCTGCTGGCCGGCTCGCTGGGCCTGGCCTTCTTCGTCTACGTGCTGGTCAACGGCGGCATGGTCTCCGGCCTGCTGCCGGTGGTCGGCGTGCCCATGCCGCTGCTGAGCTATGGCGGCACCTCGGCGGTGTCGCTGCTGGCCGGCCTGGGCCTGGTCATGGCGGTCCGCACCCACCGCCCGGTCCATGCCTTCCACTGA
- the mreC gene encoding rod shape-determining protein MreC, whose protein sequence is MSSYAGSSQAARPGEPGPLRLLAYLALAVALLVLDHRGGWLTWIRGHATVLVQPLRSVAGLPGMIGGSMREGLASRASLAEENRRLRNELLLANARLTRLRNAAVDNAQLRELLGVVERRGLDVQLVPVLDIDLAPSRQRLVLRAGGNQGVQRGQAVIDAGGLLGQVIETTPTQSTVLLLTDPDHAVPVMVARNGVRLIVYGRGDRLELRDIPLNQDVQVGDQLVTSGLGGRFPPGFPVATISALHPDDSQAFLVGELKPAAQLDRGRDVLLLRPGAAPDLPLPPVPGEPGDPAAQGEPAGPETVRSSESRIPNNESQPPQEATR, encoded by the coding sequence GTGTCGTCCTACGCCGGTTCTTCCCAAGCTGCGCGCCCCGGTGAACCCGGTCCCCTGCGGCTGCTGGCCTACCTCGCCCTGGCCGTGGCGCTGCTGGTCCTGGACCACCGTGGCGGCTGGCTGACGTGGATCCGCGGGCACGCCACCGTGCTGGTGCAGCCGCTGCGCAGCGTCGCCGGGCTGCCCGGGATGATCGGTGGCAGCATGCGCGAAGGCCTGGCCTCGCGCGCCAGCCTGGCCGAGGAGAACCGCCGCCTGCGCAACGAGCTGCTGCTGGCCAACGCGCGCCTGACCCGGCTGCGCAACGCCGCGGTCGACAACGCCCAGCTGCGTGAACTGCTCGGCGTGGTCGAGCGCCGCGGGCTGGACGTGCAGCTGGTGCCGGTGCTGGACATCGACCTCGCGCCCTCGCGCCAGCGCCTGGTGCTGCGTGCCGGCGGCAACCAGGGCGTGCAGCGCGGGCAGGCGGTGATCGACGCCGGCGGCCTGCTTGGCCAGGTGATCGAGACCACCCCCACCCAGTCCACCGTGCTGCTGTTGACCGACCCGGACCACGCGGTGCCGGTGATGGTCGCGCGCAACGGCGTGCGCCTGATCGTGTACGGGCGCGGCGACCGCCTGGAGCTGCGCGACATCCCGCTCAACCAGGACGTGCAGGTCGGCGACCAGCTGGTCACCTCGGGCCTGGGCGGGCGCTTCCCGCCGGGCTTCCCGGTCGCGACCATCTCCGCCCTGCATCCGGACGACAGCCAGGCCTTCCTGGTCGGCGAGCTGAAGCCCGCCGCCCAGCTGGACCGCGGCCGCGACGTGCTCCTGCTGCGCCCCGGCGCCGCCCCCGACCTCCCGCTTCCCCCCGTCCCCGGCGAGCCCGGGGATCCGGCCGCGCAAGGAGAGCCGGCTGGACCCGAGACCGTCCGCTCTTCCGAATCCCGAATCCCGAATAACGAATCACAGCCTCCGCAGGAGGCGACCCGATGA
- a CDS encoding M1 family metallopeptidase translates to MRFPALLLTLAMTAAASGCSGDKAGPADNANPEARPAKAAQASARRHDESSYSEPEKVRIADLALDLELDFDSRTLSGTATYALEWADDKASQLVLDTRDLTIDKVEGEADGAWSELQYSLADADPVFGSRLVIEAPGRNAKVRVTYATSPEASGLQWLEPSMTEGKQLPFMFSQSQAIHARSWVPLQDTPGVRFTYSAHVTSRPDVMVLMSADNDPAAARDGDYSFQMPQPIPSYLLAIAAGDLVFKPISARSGVWAEPSMVDRAVAEFEDTEQMIATTEKLYGAYRWERYDMLVLPPSFPFGGMENPRLSFITPTVIVGDKSLVSLIAHELAHSWSGNLVTNASWKDIWLNEGFTTYVQGRIVEALYGAELAEMERQIDQAGVKADMQAMKPEDQLLVLPALDARDPDEALSEVAYTKGAWFLQFLEQRFGREVFDPFLRGWFDDHAFQSTDSDQFIAYLHKNLLPKNPNAVTREELDAWLKQPGIPAFATAARSRTFSNVDTARIAWRGSAQLPNPQIANDWGTQAWVHFLEGMGETLKPEQLAQLDKAYGFTGTANGEIAMRWYPLAIRSGYQEALPAAGEFIQRVGRRKLILPVYVELVKTPEGLAFAREVFERARPGYHPITTASVEAILARAEGAKQQ, encoded by the coding sequence ATGCGCTTTCCCGCACTGCTGCTCACCCTTGCCATGACCGCCGCCGCCAGCGGCTGCTCCGGCGACAAGGCCGGTCCGGCCGACAACGCCAATCCCGAAGCCCGTCCCGCCAAGGCCGCCCAGGCCTCCGCGCGCCGCCACGACGAGAGCTCCTACTCCGAGCCGGAGAAGGTGCGCATCGCCGACCTGGCCCTGGACCTGGAGCTGGACTTCGATTCCCGCACGCTTTCCGGCACCGCCACCTACGCGCTGGAGTGGGCCGACGACAAGGCCAGCCAGCTGGTGCTGGACACCCGTGACCTCACCATCGACAAGGTCGAGGGCGAGGCCGACGGCGCCTGGTCGGAGCTGCAGTACTCGCTGGCCGATGCCGACCCGGTGTTCGGCAGCAGGCTGGTGATCGAGGCTCCCGGGCGCAACGCCAAGGTCCGCGTCACCTACGCCACCTCGCCCGAGGCTTCCGGCCTGCAGTGGCTGGAGCCGTCGATGACCGAGGGCAAGCAGCTGCCCTTCATGTTCAGCCAGTCGCAGGCGATCCACGCCCGCAGCTGGGTGCCGCTGCAGGACACCCCCGGCGTGCGCTTCACCTACAGCGCGCACGTGACCTCGCGTCCGGACGTGATGGTGCTGATGAGCGCCGACAACGACCCGGCCGCGGCGCGCGATGGCGACTACAGCTTCCAGATGCCGCAGCCGATCCCGTCCTACCTGCTTGCGATCGCCGCCGGCGACCTGGTGTTCAAGCCGATCTCCGCGCGCAGCGGCGTGTGGGCCGAGCCGTCCATGGTCGACCGTGCGGTCGCCGAGTTCGAGGACACCGAGCAGATGATCGCCACCACCGAGAAGCTCTACGGGGCCTATCGCTGGGAGCGCTACGACATGCTGGTGCTGCCGCCGTCGTTCCCGTTCGGCGGCATGGAGAACCCGCGCCTGAGCTTCATCACCCCGACCGTGATCGTGGGCGACAAGTCGCTGGTCTCGCTGATCGCCCACGAGCTGGCGCACAGCTGGTCCGGCAACCTGGTGACCAATGCCAGCTGGAAGGACATCTGGCTCAACGAGGGTTTCACCACCTACGTCCAGGGCCGCATCGTCGAAGCGCTGTACGGCGCCGAGCTGGCCGAGATGGAGCGCCAGATCGACCAGGCCGGGGTGAAGGCCGACATGCAGGCGATGAAGCCGGAGGACCAGCTGCTGGTGCTGCCGGCGCTGGACGCGCGTGACCCGGACGAGGCGCTGAGCGAAGTGGCCTACACCAAGGGCGCCTGGTTCCTGCAGTTCCTGGAGCAGCGCTTCGGCCGCGAGGTGTTCGATCCGTTCCTGCGCGGCTGGTTCGACGACCACGCCTTCCAGAGCACCGACAGCGACCAGTTCATCGCCTACCTGCACAAGAACCTGCTGCCGAAGAACCCGAACGCGGTGACCCGGGAAGAGCTGGACGCGTGGCTGAAGCAGCCGGGCATCCCGGCGTTCGCCACCGCGGCGCGCTCGCGCACCTTCTCCAACGTCGATACCGCGCGCATCGCCTGGCGCGGCAGCGCGCAGCTGCCCAACCCGCAGATCGCCAACGACTGGGGCACCCAGGCCTGGGTGCATTTCCTGGAAGGCATGGGCGAGACCCTGAAGCCCGAGCAGCTGGCGCAGCTGGACAAGGCCTACGGGTTCACCGGCACCGCCAACGGCGAGATCGCCATGCGCTGGTACCCGCTGGCGATCCGCAGCGGCTACCAGGAAGCGCTGCCGGCGGCCGGCGAGTTCATCCAGCGCGTCGGCCGGCGCAAGCTGATCCTGCCGGTCTACGTGGAACTGGTGAAGACCCCGGAAGGCCTGGCCTTCGCCCGCGAGGTGTTCGAGCGCGCGCGTCCGGGCTACCACCCGATCACCACCGCCTCGGTCGAGGCGATCCTGGCCCGCGCCGAGGGCGCGAAGCAGCAATGA
- the ubiE gene encoding bifunctional demethylmenaquinone methyltransferase/2-methoxy-6-polyprenyl-1,4-benzoquinol methylase UbiE, giving the protein MSESPYERGTTHFGFRDVPATEKQKLVGQVFTSVARKYDLMNDLMSLGIHRAWKRYFTATCQVKPGDRVLDLAGGTGDIAALLKPRVGANGHIVLGDINAGMLSVGRDRLTDRGLVSGLEYVQCNAEKLPFPDDSFDLVTMAFGLRNVTDKDAALREIARVLRVGGQARVLEFSEVRAEWFKPIYDFHSFKVLPKLGSLFAGDPASYQYLAESIRKHPPQEELKAMMEEAGLSRCSYVNMSGGIVAVHTGYKI; this is encoded by the coding sequence ATGAGCGAATCCCCCTACGAACGCGGCACCACCCACTTCGGCTTCCGTGACGTCCCGGCGACGGAGAAGCAGAAGCTGGTGGGCCAGGTGTTCACCTCGGTCGCGCGCAAGTACGACCTGATGAACGACCTGATGAGCCTGGGCATCCACCGGGCGTGGAAGCGGTACTTCACCGCCACCTGCCAGGTGAAGCCGGGCGACCGGGTCCTGGACCTGGCCGGCGGTACCGGCGACATCGCCGCGCTGCTCAAGCCGCGCGTGGGCGCCAACGGCCACATCGTGCTGGGCGACATCAATGCCGGCATGCTCTCGGTCGGTCGCGACCGCCTGACCGACCGCGGCCTGGTCTCCGGCCTCGAGTACGTGCAGTGCAACGCCGAGAAGCTGCCGTTCCCGGACGACAGCTTCGACCTGGTGACCATGGCCTTCGGCCTGCGCAACGTGACCGACAAGGACGCGGCCCTGCGCGAGATCGCGCGCGTGCTGCGGGTCGGCGGCCAGGCCCGGGTGCTGGAGTTCTCGGAAGTGCGCGCGGAGTGGTTCAAGCCGATCTACGACTTCCACTCGTTCAAGGTCCTGCCGAAGCTGGGCAGCCTGTTCGCCGGCGATCCGGCCAGCTACCAGTACCTGGCCGAGAGCATCCGCAAGCATCCGCCGCAGGAAGAGCTGAAGGCGATGATGGAAGAAGCCGGGCTGTCGCGCTGCAGCTACGTGAACATGAGCGGCGGCATCGTCGCCGTGCATACCGGCTACAAGATCTGA
- the mrdA gene encoding penicillin-binding protein 2, whose translation MASRRASKNPHAEAEQFRRRAALGFLVAALALGGLAAWYFRLQVLQHDDFATRSEANRIRPRPVVPARGMIYDRQGRLLAENVPAFRLDVTPDKAGDTEKLLAELGQLIPLDEDEIEHFRRERKAGRGFRPITLKLRLSDEEMAAFAVNRWRFPGVEMEPYLTRHYPYGDLFAHVIGYVGRIDEKDLETLGEGGTALTHIGKTGIERSYEDLLRGKVGYEQIETNVQGRALRTVGRVPARPGSDLRLSIDAELQRAAVAAFGELEGTAVAMDPRTGEILALVSLPSYDPNLFVNGISHADYRALMDNPSRPQFNRAVLGGVAPGSTLKPFLALAGLDSGVRRPEDRTLSTGMFYLPGNSRGWGDSHRGGHGWTDARKSIADSVNTYYYQLALDMGIERIQQYLTRYGFGEPSGIDLVGESTGILPSPAWKLRQRKERWYPGDTVNISIGQGDWKVTPLQMVRATGALADDGHLRRPHLVEARRDRFDAPWSALERGEPGQISERPDNLRVVREGMEMTIHGPGGTARMMSVGAPYRMAGKTGTAQVVSRRGTGAVDPRSLPMHLRHRALFIGFAPAEDPQIAVAVAVEGGGYGGSTAAPIARKIFDAWLLGKLPDGVEPLDAAPAPASCAGAGAAAEAGCTPATDGELPLPPPPSRRTPAQAGDRNPADNNFGSWLRRQPQLQRAAAPAVDAPAARAPAPATVPAAAPAGDDGSAAGTTEPPAAQENGR comes from the coding sequence ATGGCCAGCCGCCGCGCTTCCAAGAACCCGCACGCCGAGGCCGAGCAGTTCCGGCGCCGCGCCGCGCTCGGCTTCCTGGTCGCGGCCCTGGCCCTGGGCGGGCTGGCGGCCTGGTACTTCCGCCTGCAGGTGCTGCAGCACGACGACTTCGCCACCCGTTCGGAAGCCAACCGCATCCGCCCGCGCCCGGTGGTGCCGGCGCGGGGCATGATCTACGACCGCCAGGGCCGGCTGCTGGCCGAGAACGTGCCGGCGTTCCGCCTGGACGTGACCCCGGACAAGGCCGGCGATACCGAGAAGCTGCTGGCCGAGCTGGGCCAGCTGATCCCGCTGGACGAGGACGAGATCGAGCACTTCCGGCGCGAGCGCAAGGCCGGCCGCGGCTTCCGCCCGATCACCCTGAAGCTGCGCCTGAGCGACGAGGAGATGGCCGCCTTCGCGGTCAACCGCTGGCGCTTCCCCGGCGTGGAGATGGAGCCGTACCTGACCCGGCACTATCCCTATGGCGACCTGTTCGCGCACGTGATCGGCTACGTCGGCCGGATCGACGAGAAGGACCTGGAGACGCTGGGCGAGGGCGGCACCGCGCTGACCCACATCGGCAAGACCGGCATCGAGCGCTCCTACGAGGACCTGCTGCGCGGCAAGGTCGGCTACGAGCAGATCGAGACCAACGTCCAGGGCCGCGCGCTGCGCACGGTCGGCCGTGTGCCGGCGCGGCCGGGCTCGGACCTGCGGCTGTCGATCGATGCCGAACTGCAGCGCGCCGCGGTGGCCGCGTTCGGCGAGCTGGAGGGCACGGCGGTGGCGATGGATCCGCGCACCGGCGAGATCCTGGCCCTGGTGAGCCTGCCGTCCTACGACCCCAACCTGTTCGTCAACGGCATCTCGCACGCCGACTATCGCGCGCTGATGGACAACCCCTCGCGCCCGCAGTTCAACCGCGCGGTGCTCGGCGGCGTGGCCCCGGGCTCGACCCTCAAGCCGTTCCTGGCCCTGGCCGGCCTGGACAGCGGCGTGCGCCGCCCCGAGGACCGCACCCTGTCCACCGGCATGTTCTACCTGCCCGGCAACAGCCGCGGCTGGGGCGACTCGCACCGCGGCGGCCACGGCTGGACCGATGCGCGCAAGTCGATCGCCGATTCGGTCAACACGTACTACTACCAGCTGGCGCTGGACATGGGCATCGAGCGGATCCAGCAGTACCTGACCCGCTACGGCTTCGGCGAGCCGTCCGGCATCGACCTGGTGGGCGAGAGCACCGGCATCCTGCCCAGCCCGGCGTGGAAGCTGCGCCAGCGCAAGGAGCGCTGGTATCCGGGCGACACCGTGAACATCTCCATCGGCCAGGGCGACTGGAAGGTCACCCCGCTGCAGATGGTGCGCGCCACCGGCGCCCTCGCCGACGATGGCCACCTGCGCCGGCCGCACCTGGTCGAGGCGCGCCGCGACCGCTTCGACGCGCCGTGGTCGGCGCTGGAGCGCGGCGAACCGGGCCAGATCAGCGAGCGCCCGGACAACCTGCGGGTGGTGCGCGAGGGCATGGAGATGACCATCCACGGCCCCGGCGGCACCGCGCGCATGATGAGCGTCGGCGCGCCGTACCGGATGGCCGGCAAGACCGGTACCGCGCAGGTGGTCAGCCGCCGCGGCACCGGCGCGGTCGATCCGCGCAGCCTGCCCATGCACCTGCGCCACCGCGCGCTGTTCATCGGCTTCGCTCCGGCCGAGGACCCGCAGATCGCGGTGGCGGTGGCGGTGGAAGGCGGCGGTTACGGCGGCAGCACCGCCGCGCCGATCGCGCGCAAGATCTTCGACGCCTGGCTGCTGGGCAAGCTGCCGGACGGCGTGGAGCCGCTGGATGCAGCGCCGGCGCCTGCCAGCTGCGCGGGCGCAGGCGCAGCCGCTGAGGCAGGCTGCACGCCGGCGACCGATGGCGAACTGCCGCTGCCGCCGCCCCCGTCGCGGCGTACCCCGGCGCAGGCCGGCGACCGCAACCCCGCCGACAACAACTTCGGCAGCTGGCTCCGGCGCCAGCCGCAGCTGCAGCGCGCCGCCGCTCCCGCCGTGGATGCACCGGCTGCGCGCGCCCCTGCGCCGGCCACCGTACCGGCGGCAGCGCCGGCCGGCGACGATGGATCCGCCGCCGGGACCACCGAGCCGCCCGCGGCGCAGGAGAACGGCCGATGA
- the mreD gene encoding rod shape-determining protein MreD: MSARDRLGGWVLPLSLLLALLLGLLPLHAQLQPLRPYWVALVLAYWVIETPSRAGLGLAFACGLIADLAYGSLLGEQALRLVIMAFILQRFRARLRFFPLSQQALAIGALLLNDRIVDAAVNLALGQPLLPWEYWWAPLLGMALWPPLFLLLDALRLGRRD; this comes from the coding sequence ATGAGCGCCCGCGACCGCCTGGGCGGCTGGGTGCTGCCACTGAGCCTGCTGCTGGCCCTGCTGCTGGGCCTGCTGCCGCTGCACGCGCAGCTGCAGCCGCTGCGCCCGTACTGGGTGGCGCTGGTGCTGGCCTACTGGGTGATCGAGACGCCCTCGCGCGCCGGCCTCGGCCTGGCCTTCGCCTGCGGCCTCATCGCCGACCTGGCCTACGGCAGCCTGCTCGGCGAGCAGGCGCTGCGGCTGGTGATCATGGCCTTCATCCTGCAGCGCTTCCGCGCGCGGCTGCGGTTCTTCCCGCTGTCGCAGCAGGCGCTGGCGATCGGCGCGCTGTTGCTCAACGACCGCATCGTCGACGCCGCGGTGAACCTGGCCCTCGGCCAGCCGCTGCTGCCGTGGGAATACTGGTGGGCGCCACTGCTGGGCATGGCCCTGTGGCCGCCGCTGTTCCTGCTGCTGGACGCCCTGCGCCTGGGTCGCCGGGACTGA
- a CDS encoding carbohydrate kinase family protein, translating into MSTLICGSLAYDTIMVFPDQFKNHILPDKVHILNVSFLVPRMRREFGGCAGNIAYNLHLLGGKPVPMGTVGGDFGPYREHFEALGIDLSQVKVIEELFTPQAFITTDHDNNQITAFHPGAMMRSHENHVKDVPGITLGLVGPDGREGMLQNATEFKEMGVPFIFDPGQAMPLFNGQELRQFIEAADYVVVNDYESNLLQERTGWSDREIVSKVQAYITTQGPRGALVHTPEKTYEVPPAHERRVVDPTGCGDAFRAGLIFGIEKGYDWLTIGRMGNLMGALKVEHPGTQNQRFDFAEFNEHFRQQFGYSLG; encoded by the coding sequence ATGTCCACCCTGATCTGTGGTTCCCTTGCCTACGACACCATCATGGTGTTCCCGGACCAGTTCAAGAACCACATCCTGCCGGACAAGGTCCACATCCTGAACGTCTCGTTCCTGGTGCCGCGGATGCGCCGCGAGTTCGGCGGCTGCGCCGGCAACATCGCCTACAACCTGCACCTGCTGGGCGGCAAGCCGGTGCCGATGGGCACCGTGGGCGGCGATTTCGGCCCCTACCGCGAGCACTTCGAGGCCCTGGGCATCGACCTGTCGCAGGTGAAGGTGATCGAGGAGCTGTTCACCCCGCAGGCCTTCATCACCACCGACCACGACAACAACCAGATCACCGCCTTCCATCCGGGCGCGATGATGCGTTCGCACGAGAACCACGTGAAGGACGTCCCGGGCATCACCCTGGGCCTGGTCGGTCCGGACGGCCGCGAGGGCATGCTGCAGAACGCCACCGAATTCAAGGAGATGGGCGTGCCGTTCATCTTCGACCCGGGCCAGGCCATGCCGCTGTTCAACGGCCAGGAGCTGCGCCAGTTCATCGAGGCGGCCGACTACGTGGTGGTCAACGACTACGAGTCCAACCTGCTGCAGGAGCGCACCGGCTGGAGCGACCGCGAGATCGTCTCGAAGGTCCAGGCCTACATCACCACCCAGGGCCCGCGCGGCGCCCTGGTGCACACCCCGGAGAAGACCTACGAGGTCCCGCCGGCGCACGAGCGCCGCGTGGTCGACCCGACCGGCTGTGGCGACGCCTTCCGCGCCGGCCTGATCTTCGGCATCGAGAAGGGCTACGACTGGCTGACCATCGGCCGCATGGGCAACCTGATGGGCGCGCTCAAGGTCGAACACCCGGGCACCCAGAACCAGCGTTTCGACTTCGCCGAGTTCAACGAGCACTTCCGCCAGCAGTTCGGCTACAGCCTGGGCTGA